AATCCATAAtgataggaaaaataatttacatGGACAATTTTGAATAGGCATGATATACGACAATTTCACACACACAAAATTGGTAAGTGTAAGCATAAAGCGACGctcttcatgaaaatttgtCCACTCAAAGATGGATTCGCACGTTGCAAAATTGGACTAGACATTCGATTAGAGAGTAATATGGCAAGTGGGGCCCAGTACAGCAgctcactttctttttcaatgtgcCGTCTCATTTACCCTGTCCTATTGAATCAATCTCAGTGGTCGGAAAGCGCGAGTGGGGCCCTATCAAAATCATGgtcaatttaagaaatttactaaaagaaaaatccaaagatCCAGTGACGTGCTCGCTGACGACGACAATAGTCCCGAAAATCACTATAAATTGAGACGCTCCCTTCACTCCAGTCCCACACCATCGGCTCTCTCTCACACATCCTCTTCTCTGAAACTAGTGACACAATGTCTTCCAGGTACTTGCTAGTTTTGCTCCTGGGAGCGGTGCTTTTCGCCGCTGCCGTCCTCTCCGACGGCCACCACCCTTTCGAAAAAGAGCATAAACCACACCACAAACACCACCACAAGCACCACCCTGGTGGTCGCCGTCTCTTGGAGACTGTCGAAGCTGAGGACTCGCACAAGCCATTCCCTAAACAAAAGCCCCCACACCATGGCCACCCTCACGAGCACATTCTAGTCGAGGAGGTTGAAAAGGAAGACTCCCACAAAAAGCCATTTCCCGGCAAGAAACCGCCCCACCACCCCGGCCACTTGCTTGCCGAGGAAGTGGAAGCCGATGACAAGAAGCCATTCCCGAGCACAAACCCCAAAGAAAGGCGACAAGCCACCACCGAAGCACAAGCCGCCCCACGAGGGACACATTCTCGTAGAGGAGGTGGAAGAGGACTCGAAGAAGCCATTCCCTGAGCACAAGCTGCCCAAGAAAGGTGAGGAGCCCAAgaagggaaagggagagaagccgCCACCAAAGCACAATCCACCACACGAGGGACACATTCTCGAAGAGGAGGTCGAAGAGGACTCTAAGAAACCATTCCCTGAGCACAAGCCACCCAAGAAAGGTGAGGAGCCCAAGAAGGGAAAAGGAGAGAAGCCGCCACCAAAGCACAAGCCACCACATGAGGGACACATTCTCGTAGAGGAGGTCGAAGAGAACTCTAAGAAACCATTCCCTGAGCACAAGCCGCCGAAGAAAGGCGAGGAgccaaaaaagggaaagggagagaagccgCCCCCAAAGCACAAGCCACCCCACGAGGGACACATTCTCGTAGAGGAGGTGGAAGAGGACTCAAAGAAACCGTTTCCTGAGCACAAGCCGCCCAAGAAAGGTGAGGAGCCGAAgaagggaaagggagagaagccgCCCCACCACAAGCCACCGCACAAGCCCCCCACCGAGAACTGAGCGTGCGTTCTTCAATGAACATATATGTCGTGTGCTTATCACACGTTCAATAAGAGCTGTTCCTTAGAGTATCTGGTTCTTCCGCGTGAGCTGGTTGGCTCATTGTGTTACACGTAATATAGGATGTTTGTACTTTGCTCGGGCATTTCCTTTGACTTTCTCTACGTTGATATATGCTGGGTACTTGCTAGCCGTGACTTTCTTCGTTAAACTCTTGTTAGTGTCCTCTAATGCAATCTAACCTTGCCATGCTTGGGCATACTCCTAAATCCACAGGCAACATAGATGCGGGACTGAAATATGATTAACAGTTAACGAAAGATGTAAATACAAAGTTTATTTGCACTACACATTTGAGAAAGTCATTCGGCAAGTGTTTATCGAAATGCTTAGATAGGACTTGCTTATTTAGAAAAGACACGGCAGATCTTCATCTAAGAAGGTGTACGAATTACACTTCAATTCTAAAGCTTGGTTTGATTATCAAAGATCTAAAAATTCTGATCAACTACTTTGGATTCACTTTTGTGAGTACTATAAagaatgaataaaattttcaacGTACTGATAGCGGTACATACATGAGATGATAACAATGGATGTATTAGAAAcattaatattttctatttggaTAACTACTTAAGACTATGTTAACAGAACCATATTTTTCTAAGACAATTTCTACTTACCCACGACTAAAAGCTACACTGCACATCCCAACAGATTGATCCGATTTTACTTTTCATAGATCTGCTTGAATTGACGTATGACAATTTGGCCGAACTGCTTGGGGAGAGATTTACCAAATGGCCCACTAATTCCTTCATTTAGCATTAATCCTAgtcaaaatatgatttttctgtGTACCTAGTTATGAAGTTAAAATGTGCCATAGTTTATTTTGAAAGTTCTAACAAAGGTGGTCTATCTTTTACATTTGGACTAGAATTAGTTTCGCTTTTTTTGTCGATGACCATTTGCATATCGTCACTTTTATTCATACCGATTTGCTACTTCCACACAAAGCTTCTAAGACCAAATTACCCTCCTTACAAATACCCAAGCCCGCAAGCTCTCTCACGAAGCCTATCCTCCATCACCAGCAAATCCCATCTCTCCTTCAGCGCGTATCACCATCCTTCGCCATTAACCCCCTACCCCACCTTTATAAATCTTCAAGCCCCAAAACTCtcccatttatatatatataatgaaacGAGATCTacaagtttgtttttttatgaaTGATCATATCCGATCTATTGTATTGtttcataaaagaaagataaattttacttatttcatGAAATGAGTAGGCTTACCATGTATATTAAAATTGACCATATGTTTGTAGGTGGTATGGTCCTACGTCCTATCCATACAAACACCTATGTGACTCCCCCAAGGTGGCCGGTACTCCCAATAACCCAATCTCCCCTCAATTGCCACATGGATTTGTATCTCGATCTTGCACGCTATCTTTTAATGCCTTTCTTTGTTGGTTACCTTGCCTAATTTGAGGTCACTGTCCCAAATGACATGGGCAGTGACATCATATTAaaacaatttactaatttatatATGCTTTGTATTCAAGACACAATCCCCAAAACTGTGGCCCGCGATGTTATAGTGAACAAACTCCTTCGTATCTTGCCCATGTGAGCATAAGTTTTTCTGTGGAATTCACCTTGTCAAGGGAAAGTGAAAAAAGTTGCCCCTTACCAACTTCGGGAAAGACAAGCTAAAACAGTTCATTATGCTCATAGGAGGTGCAACTTGTACGATGATTAAACAAAGTTGTTTACTctctatatgccatgtgattttcaCTCGTAACATAAGAACATTGATATCGATCAAGTGGGCAAGTCTTAGGATTTTCTGAGATTGAGGCATAAGAATTTTAGTAATTCTATGGTTAGTGAAGAATTTCCATTACCCAAACACTATTGATCTCATGGTGTCGGTGAACTTGACACAAGCTCTTACTAGGTCTATCATTGAAGTGGCAAAACCTATTGACACCACAATTTAGATTGAAGATACGTGAAAATTCATTCACATGAGTTAGTTCTCTTCATGCATTCACATCATTCGTCCATACAATAATGcattacaataaaaaaagtcatacatTTCATGCGTTGACATGAGCTTGATACAAACCCTTCATATGATGCATGGATCTGTCTTATGGTAAACAATTGGCATTGAtctatcataaaaaataaaaaataaaaaactcttGCTCTCGTTATGTCAATGTACTTGGCacacaattttttaattagatctATTATTTTAATGGGAAAATTTACCCAAACCACACTTTTGATTGATAATACGTAGAAAGTCATTCGCATATGTTAGTTATCTTCAAGCGTACACATCTTTCATCCATACCTACTACTCAAGgacatattgataaaaattccaaataactTTCCACGCGTGGAAAGAAAATCACggccaaaagagaaaagcaaaaggtgcAACGGCACATCAATTTCTCTTCTCCAGTGTGCTCTGTGTTAGGTCGATTATCGTCCCCGATCTATTCAAGCTCACTTTGGAGCGTAGTCGTAAAGTTAGTTCTATTTTAATAATTCAAACCGTTAAGATGCTCTTGTCCGGTTACTATAACACAATCTATCTTGATATTTTGATACCTTTATGATGATAAAGACGATAGAGACGTAAAGTGtgataaaattttgacaaattgatTGAAATCGAAGACATACATtagtccatgaaaatataatgtgAACGTCACGTTGAATGTGAACATCGCGTTGAGGGTGTCTAGCTCCCGTTGACTATCGGCTAATCCTTCACTTGATGTGAAAGCTTTCCCATCCCATGCAAATTAGGTAACTAATGGAGTACATACAAGTCTGTGCTACTCGGCGACCTTAAAAACAATGTCAAATGCAGCGACCAGTCCTTCACCGGATGTGGAAGTGGTTTTGTCCTACACATACCGAGCAATCCATAGAGCGCATAGATCCGTGCTTCCAAGGACGACCCCGAAAAGGTACACGAATATGatagaaaaacccaaaaacttAGCAAGCTTCTCACTAAAGCACCCATTTGGggttttgattttcctttttcggtcataagggttttgaatttgataGTTCCTCTTTTAGACTAcaataacatttttaaaatggactatggagccttttttttttactagaatGTACTCTTATTTTAATCGCTAACTAAAATCAGGAAGCAGTGTCCCCATCTTCTGAAGCAATTGCAATTACATTGACCCATAGAATGTGCATCAGACTTTCTCGAGACGAAATTCGCGAGGATTTTATTGAGGGGGACATGACTTTGAAGTTAGGTATGGAAATATGAGCATAACACGTGGGGGAGGTAGGAAAGATTGCCATAGACAAAAGCGGAAAAGCTAATTTAAAGTTCTTATGAAGTATGTATTGAATTTTCCAATTAGGTCTTATGCGACGTGTAAAGGTTTCCCTTTGCTCTTAAAGTTCTCCTTGCATGGCGTCACCGCTGATCTTAGCCATGACAGCGACCCTGGGGAGATTCTTGAACATTGAATACGTGGAGAACATGAGGGGACCGGATGGACAAGATGATAATCGACTTTGGACTCTATATGATTTAACAAGCCTTGGTTCCATAACTTGGGCAAGCCTTTAGATTTCTTTGATCTAATTATACTATCCTCCTTAATGGTTGGCTTCTTTAGGCAATCTAATTCAAGACTTACAAGGTGAATGACTAATTGAAAGGCCATCCTTTTGTTggcatttattgaaaattattggttagagagattatataatcaaaattttacaCATCCCACGtctcttttaaaattttgttgaaTCATTATCAACTCTCTAtgtcttttttaaaattctataATTCTCTTTGAAGTTTAAATGCCTCAAGTGTAAAGTGAAATAGTCTTAATCCCTGAAAGTTGAAGGAGATTTTTAATAGGAATCGTGTTGATCGCAGATTTGCTTCTTTCTCTAACCATTTTTcgaagaagaaaatcaattttgagtttCAGTACCCGAACTAAAACTACTCTCATTTGGTGTTTCGACCCGAAATATTGATATTATCTACCCGatcaaaaggaaataaatttgaatggttcgaatttttccttttttttttgtccctatCTGCCGCCGCAAGCCACAAGGCACGGCCTCAAACTGTCGGCACCATCGAGTCAAAAGAACTCCCGCGAATCAAGCTCACGTGACCAACGCGGGGTCTCCTTTCGGCTCCAATCGGCCCTCTCGAACAGTTTCTTTCCAAGGATGGtccaaagaaaacaacaaagatGAGCATCTAATTAAGGTTCCTGTACCCTTTTCCCTTGTCTGGAGGCTACCCTAGTTAAGGTCACTTTCGCAGCTGAGATGGGCAGTGACGTCACATTTTAAACCTATTTACAAGTTAAATAACGCGAAacacattttcatttaataCGAGGATGCCACCATTGACGTTTAAAAAGTCCAATCTAAAATATTAGAGTAATAGGTGGAGGGAAACTAAGTGTATACGAGATATTTCTACACTAAATTAGGAGTGACACATGTTTCTAATATCATGCTTGAAAatccaacaaaataaaaataaaaattgaaactaataAATGGAGCAAGACCAAatgcatttgaaaaatatataaactgCATTATCTAGCGATGTATGATATTTCAACATTAAATTAGGAGTGACACGTGGATTTTAATTAACAGTTGTGGACGCACACACAAAATAGTTGAAACCTAGCTTCGATACCATATTTGAAAGTTTAATCTAAAAAATGTAAATGataattaaatagaaaaaacgtacagaaaaatatataaatgtaaTCATCTAATGACGATAGATATTCTCAATGAGGgttatgtcaattttttttaaaaacttgatCTTAACGATTTGTGCAGCTTGTAGCTTGTAGGATGTTCAAGGTCTTTCATGTCCgaaacttttttctattttaaagcCAATGTTGCAATGGAAATGAAGAGAAGCACACCTCGCATGATGCACAGTATATTTACGTACGAAAACAAACATGTAATAATATGCactattaattaataaatttaactATTCTAGCCAACGAAATGGAGATATTCCCCGGGCGGAATGTGTGTACAGCGAATAAACCGGGGGAGCGATTCAAGGGTTTCGTGTGTATGCGGCGcgtgaaaaaagaaacagacgCAGTTTTCAACTTACATGCTGTCGGTGCAAATATCAATTATCAAAGCAGTATTATTAGCGACATACGCATTTCCATCAGAAATATAAATACATCACTGCATTTATGATTATTTATGGCTATTACAAATCAACTTTGCGAAAGCAAAAGTTACAACAGCAACTTTTGACTCGAATCCTTAAAGAGAGAAGCATATCAATTGGTTTCACTCACGTTGATATATCAGCTTGAAAAGTCTGATATGAGATTTTCTACTGGCTCTCAATTCTCAACACAAACAAGAGTGCCGGTTGCAAACATACCCCCTCAATCGCCTCGTGTTGAAATTGATCCACTCGATATGAGTCGGTCGCTCAGAGATTGTAAACTCAAGTCTCGTTATCTCATCACCCATATATGTAAAGAACAAATAAGTATCTTACTACATTCTAAAGATTAGGTCTAGCTAGTTACGTTGTTATTGAGGTATACATTCTAAAGGTCATGCAATCTTTCATACTGGTTGCTCAGCCAAATTCATTTCctacaaataaaatttgattttctttggagTAGAGTTAATCTAGGAATGCTAAACATTTACGTTCACATAAACTTGCGGGGGATTCGAcctcaatataaaaaataaaaaataacttgcGGGGTTGTAAATCATTCCTTGTTTTTGCATTTCAAGATGATTTGATTGGTtaagatataaaatatattCTACACCATACtctaatagtttaaacttttagagaAAACGGTTGCATATATAATGTTAAGTTCATCCATTAATAGAACACAATGTTACCCATCGGATCATTAATTATCATAAGAACTATGGGAAAAATCACTTATAAATAttgatttaagaaaatcggggtAGACTTCATGTCAATGTATAGATCTCAACACTTACAtattgtgctttttttttttcttttaagtgaACTAGACTTTTTATTGTAATGTGCAAATGACACGGATTGAAAAATACAGGAATGGTCGAGGAGATTCTTTATCCACAATTCATTGCATCCGCTTGATAAATTCACTTTATAAATCAATCTTAGCATTTTCCTACGAGTTCTATCTTGCACCAAAATATTTTGTATATGCTGTGTTTCTAAGTTTAATCTTCTAAAATATGTGCATGCATGCAAAGACAAGTTAAGGAAAGCACTGAAATCTTCTGTTATTCCTTAGCGGTGATATTCATTGTCTACTGCGGAGCAAACAAGGGTCGCAATAGATCAATCTCGAGCGAGAGGCTAAGCCAAATTGTCAAACTTTTCAACTCGTTTTGGCCCCATCAATCAAAGCATTCACAAGCAAAATCTTGACTCTCACACTCTCTAAGTCCAAATTTCAAAGACCAATCAGTCCAACCCAAGAATGACATGTGGGCTGACATCATTGGCGCAAAGAATTTCTATAAATAGAACCCAATCTCCCACCACTTCACTTCACTTCACTCTTCATTGCCCAAAGCTAGCAAAGAGAGAACCATGTCTCTCAAGTATTTACTAGTGTtatttgtgacatcccgattttccaattctattttcaataaattgagacgggcatttcgttagCACGCATATGGTTCTTTCCTTGAGTCAGCCACTCAtatgaaaactagtctatcgggtgaagccgttaagagtttctaatgcatcagactcgagaatttgatcaggaagcgacctttcgaccgagctaatctgcaagggtcattacggcacaattaaaaattgattaaagacCGGAGATGGgttgactcgacagaggcatgtgatcgagtgtgggtgattccactagatCGCACAATttttgtcgatcgacactagaccgacttttctgtcgattaggtaccctgtgcccgtatttgaaaccttgagattacctcgacaactgaaagttgccaatgtgtcaaagatgtacattgtggcttgaattgatcaaccacaggtcaaatgcatgaaaatttctaaaagctacccggtagatcaGGATGCGCTAGTATCATGCCAAAGtaaaattaaccatgaaattgagatcaaattcagaaattggaagtcacggtgtgtcacaaatcattttaggatcattgactcatctttggaagatttttcatgcaattagagtttttcagcaattaaatcagggaatggctaatttggcttgAGAAATTAGTAGACTCGCatttggtcgcgcttttgggacttaagttggttctatggacaagtgaatatgtgaattgaagtgtggtgatattggattaattttatggacttcaactTAATTCAATTGGAGGAGAATCGAATAGAATGGAAGAATGTAATGTACAAGAATTTAGGCTCGGCGGAAAaggaaattgcaaccattggaagatgttgtggagggatgagatagtggaagatgacatcactTGATGTCATGGTAGTTGGGGCCAATTTGaaggagagcttgacaagtgGCAAGTGTTAATTGGTCCTCAAAAAGTGAAGAGgtcccatcatcttcttcttcctcaagctTGGAACCAATTggggagagagagcaaagacCGTTCGAACCAGGCCAGCCGACGTCGCCCCCTTCGCCGGCTCGGTCGCACGCTCACCGCCGCACGTCGCCGTCGCCAACGCCACTCGTCCGCTCGCCTGCACAACGCTGCCCCTTCGCCGCTTCCCCTCCGTCCGCCCGAGCCTCCATCACGTCGACCAAGATGTCCCAGCCGCTGTTCATCTTCATCGGAGTCTCCATTGCAGCTAtgagtaggggtgagcgtggttcggGTAGAacaggaaccggaaccgaaccggacgagggtccggttcggttcccggttctaaagtggccggttccggttcccggttccttttcttgggaaccggcggttctcggttcggttccggttctgAAAtaagaaccggaaccggaaccggaaccggtcaaattcaaaaaaaaaaaaaaccctaaatctccccTTCTCCCCTTCTCTCACGTGATTTCCCCCTCGATTTTCCctccttcccctttctttttctctctctttcttttctcttctttttccttctcacaTGTCACTTCCGCCCCCTACccctactttttttcttttcttctttctctcctctttccccctctcttgGCCGAAACcccattcttcttcttattccttCCTCTTCGGGGTTCTTTGCTTCACCCACGAGTCTGTTCTCTCTTTGCCCTCTGCTCGACGCCACCAAATAGCATCCCCGCCGCGCCTCGCCTGCAGCCCGCGATGCCGCTGCTCTGCCGTGCCTTCGCCGTGCCCCGTCGTCGCTCCTGCTCGGCCCGCTGCTACCTTCGCCGCACGTTGCCTGTAGCCCGCGACGCCGCTGCTCTGTCTTCGCCGTGACTTGAAATCGCGCCCGAAGTCGTGCCCCAAATCCCGCGATGCCGCAGCTCTGccttgtcttttcttttaatcttcGAAATAGAAACATTGCTTAGAGTCTTATGTTTTCCGTGGTGCTTGTCTGACACTCGCTGTTGTTTTGTAGTTAGTTGGGCTTGATGTTTTGGAAATCTTAGTAGAACATGTGAAAACAAAATGTCTTTCAGTGACGTGCTTACTTGGTTGCACTTTACTAGATAAGTGCAGAGAAGAAGCCCCCATTTTGCtgtctcttttgtttctttaacctGATGGCCAATATATATGATGTTTTCTTATAATTCTGAAAGTCTTTAGTCCTTATGCCGTTGAGGTGTGCTCTTTTAGTAAGCTCAATACAGGGAGTAATTCCATCGGGGTTTATGGACCCTGGTTTGGGAGTCATGATTACTTATTTGCTGTAATGAATTGTGctttaaatgtttgattttggTTGATACAGTCCCCTTTATGCAATGTTCTATCCCTAATAGGTTCATTTCTCATAAGCTGTTTAAAGGAGAGCAAAACATTCTTGAATATTTCTTCCTCGTGAATGCAGCTTTAACCTTAAGTACCTACCaacattggtggaaagagatgtTCATTGAAAGACATGGAATATGTGGCACGCCTGCTACAAGAGTAGTTTGCATTCTCTTGTTCATGCtcaggaggagaggaggagacaACCCAGACAAGGCTTATATGTTTGAAACGGGAAGCCTTGAGATGCTCAATGAGGAGATGTGGGTATGAGATGAAGACTCCGAGTTAAATGGGAAGAGGAAGACGTAGGAAGGAGATTATAAGAAAAGATGTGGACCACTTAGATCTTATGGAAGTCTTGACACAAAGTGCAATGGCATTGGAAGAATTCATATGGCTAACCCTACTTAATAGGATaacatttaatttgtttgtGGTAAATATTGTGTGGTGAAATTGTATACGGTACATGACGTAGCTTGATGTACTTTATATTAGATGTAAACTCACGGCCTCTTTTATTACGGAAGCTTTACATGAAAAAGGACTTCGAGATGATACAACATGCATTGTTATCGATATATTACCTCAAGATAAACCAATGGCTTCTTTGCCACCACCGAAGAAGCCGGGGAAAAGGAGTATTCAAGTCCATCTGAATCATCTTCTCGATTGATCAAGAATATATTGATCCAGATGTAGTGGAGGAGTTATATGAGGATGGATCCGCAATGCTCTCGTAGAAAGGTCTACATCTTAACCTCCACTTTCAGTCACAACAATGGATCTTTTTTACAGTAATTTGGTGGACCACTCTTGTATGCCTAACGTGATTGCATGACGTATCAATCTTTGACTGAGAAATGCTTGTAAAATGCAGGCTAGATACAAAATACCCCCTATGCAACATGTTTAGGCTGTTCATGTGTGTTGTATGTCAAGTAGAGCTAAAGCGGGAGAGGGCATATCCATACATgccggttcatcaaatccaggAAAAGAGTGTTGATAGTTTCTTGAATATCCAGTTTCTGACTTCAAAGCTAAGAGACGAATGATACCAACCTCTTTGCAGGGTATGTGGACGGATGTCATAAGTTTGGCTGTCCTAATGATATGCCAGAGataattaacttttttattttgaattcattCCGTTGTACACCATTTATTCCAATTGTAGAGCTAACATTCAAGTTTACCCAATCTCCTTTGTAATATCAACGTAAAGGGTGCTTGATGAGGGTTCATACGCCCAATCGGCTTCCCGAATGATTGTTGctttgttcttc
This genomic stretch from Eucalyptus grandis isolate ANBG69807.140 chromosome 3, ASM1654582v1, whole genome shotgun sequence harbors:
- the LOC104417227 gene encoding early nodulin-75 produces the protein MTRSHSRAQTPKKGDKPPPKHKPPHEGHILVEEVEEDSKKPFPEHKLPKKGEEPKKGKGEKPPPKHNPPHEGHILEEEVEEDSKKPFPEHKPPKKGEEPKKGKGEKPPPKHKPPHEGHILVEEVEENSKKPFPEHKPPKKGEEPKKGKGEKPPPKHKPPHEGHILVEEVEEDSKKPFPEHKPPKKGEEPKKGKGEKPPHHKPPHKPPTEN